The genomic stretch CTCAGACCGTACCAGACGGATAAACAGTGGCAGCATGATAGAGGCCAGCGAGACACAAGGCAGAATCAGGTGCGCGAGACCATCAAGGGTAAAGAACCCCGACTCCCAGCCGAGCCAGTTTGCGGTTTCACCGCGGCCATAGGATGGCAACCAGCCAAGCTCAATCGAGAACACATACATCAGCATAATCGCGGTCAGAAACACCGGGATCGAAATACCAATACTACTGCCGGCCATGACCAGCTTGGTAAACACGCTTTTCGGATGTATCGCTGAATACACCCCAAGCGGAATGGAACAGACAATAATGATCAGCGAGGCACCGAACACCAGTTCCAGTGTCGCGACCAGTTTGTCGAGAATCACTTCAACCGCAGGACGCTTGAAGAAATAGGAGGTACCCAGGTCGCCCTGCACCGCGGCAGTGACAAAACGGGTGTATTTAGTGACGAAGGGATCGTTGAGGCCCAGTTCATCACGCAGCGCCTGGCGCTCCGTCTCTGAAACCGACTGACCGACAAGCTCGCGCAGCGGGTCGCCCAGGTTATCCTGAATGGCAAACGCCACCAAACTGATCACAAACATCACTATCAGTGCCTGAAACAGGCGCTTGACCAGAAACGAAAACATTCCTTGCCCCTTAACTTTCCATGCTAAATCCATCCGGGTTAATGCCCTGCGATGGACCCTATTCAGCCTTTAAAACAGTCACTAACCCGACTGAAACAAGATTAATGACCTAAGGTGAGAAAAGCCCCCGCAACCGGGTTACGGAGGCTCCTGTTACCAGTTAATGCGCAACTTACTCTTTGACCACCAGATCACCGAAGTATGGGAACTCCATCGGGTTAACGATTGGTTTGACGCCCAGCGTTGATTTCGCACCCCAGGCCAGGTTCTGCCAGTGCAGAGGAACGAACGCGGCATCGTTGTACAGGGTCGTTTCTACCTGCTGCAGCATCTGGGCACGTTTAGCCGGATCGGTTTCGACGTTTGACGCTTCCACCAGTTTATCGACTTCAGGGTTTGAGTAGTGACCACAGTTGTACTGACCTTTACCGCTCTCTTCGTTACGGGTCATGGTCAGGAATTCAGAGAAGTTGGCTGAATCCTCGGTATCCGCGTGCCAGCCGATCATCAGCATGTCTGCCGCACATTTATCAAACTCAGGCCAGTACTGCGCTTTTGGCATGGTTTTCAGATCAACTTTGATGCCGATCTTCGACAGCATTGCCGCTGCAGCCTGAGCCACTTTAGCATCATTCACATAGCGGTTATTCGGTGCGATCATGGTCAGGTTAAAGCCCTTCTCATAACCCGCTTCCTTCATCAGCTCTTTGGCTTTGTTCAGGTCATAACGCGGCACCAGTTCAGGATTGTAGCCAGCATAACCTTGCGGGCTCTGCTGGCCGGCAGCCGTTGCAAAACCTTTCATGATTTTGTCCACGATACCCTGATTATTGATGGCGTAAACAATCGCCTGACGCACACGCACATCTTTCAGCGCTTCATTGCTCGACTGGTTCATTTGCAGCGTAATAATGCGGGT from Vibrio ostreae encodes the following:
- a CDS encoding ABC transporter permease, which produces MFSFLVKRLFQALIVMFVISLVAFAIQDNLGDPLRELVGQSVSETERQALRDELGLNDPFVTKYTRFVTAAVQGDLGTSYFFKRPAVEVILDKLVATLELVFGASLIIIVCSIPLGVYSAIHPKSVFTKLVMAGSSIGISIPVFLTAIMLMYVFSIELGWLPSYGRGETANWLGWESGFFTLDGLAHLILPCVSLASIMLPLFIRLVRSEMLEVLSSEYIKFAKAKGLAMNKIYYQHALKNTMLPVLTVGGVQIGTMVAYTILTETVFQWPGTGFLFLEAINRVDTPLITAYVIFVGLIFVVTNTIVDLMYGLINPTVNLTGKGA